In Drosophila pseudoobscura strain MV-25-SWS-2005 chromosome 4, UCI_Dpse_MV25, whole genome shotgun sequence, the following proteins share a genomic window:
- the LOC4816939 gene encoding leucine-rich repeat extensin-like protein 1: MYGRCSLLFVVLLCASGLAHAHFPEYCAECEQEVWEQVPCSHVPTTARPTTARPDSGSTARPPTTTTTVASTTQVSYPTTTGTSAEEITTQPTAYKKCYCECKLGCKEFCRKVATSGPKQQLTQISSTGDYAPGGQIEYTHVHQRKYFPKYGGGAGYAGLVGPVDGPKAYKPYPLVYSEHAAAASSPAANNINAPNYTLEELAQLLSTAYGGKKEYPAPPPPRPQPRAQLQPAPPSVYYSPVYKQQSAGPSIPLVSRVEPTPKRYPSIKVSAAAVASSSGVAVAKVKTPYEEKIAVATPPPSNIYDRTTSYPIVEEHTAYALPQTESYPIAPSQTESYPSITEAYSRQTESYPSQTESYPSRSEEHPLQEPEPNKPSSSFDLAIDNYLKDFGYGNQGRGYADY, translated from the coding sequence ATGTACGGACGCTGCAGTTTGCTGTTTGTGGTGCTGTTGTGCGCCTCGGGTCTGGCCCACGCCCACTTTCCGGAGTACTGTGCAGAGTGTGAGCAGGAGGTGTGGGAGCAGGTGCCATGCAGCCATGTGCCCACTACTGCACGCCCAACCACGGCGCGGCCAGATTCTGGATCGACAGCCAGACCTCCTACAACCACCACAACCGTCGCCAGCACCACCCAGGTCTCTTACCCGACCACAACTGGTACATCAGCGGAGGAGATTACCACCCAGCCCACCGCCTACAAGAAGTGCTACTGCGAGTGCAAGCTCGGCTGCAAGGAGTTCTGTCGCAAGGTGGCCACCTCCGGGCCCAAACAGCAGCTCACCCAGATCTCATCCACCGGTGACTACGCGCCGGGGGGCCAGATAGAGTACACGCATGTGCATCAGCGCAAGTATTTCCCCAAGtacggaggaggagcaggctATGCAGGACTGGTGGGCCCAGTGGACGGTCCCAAGGCCTATAAGCCCTACCCTCTGGTCTACAGTGAAcacgctgccgccgcctcctcgcCAGCTGCCAACAACATTAATGCTCCCAATTACACCCTGGAGGAGCTGGCCCAGCTTCTGAGCACAGCCTATGGCGGCAAGAAGGAATATCCAGCCCCACCACCGCCCAGACCTCAGCCACGAGCTCAGCTGCAGCCAGCGCCTCCTTCTGTCTACTACTCTCCGGTGTACAAGCAGCAGTCCGCAGGCCCTTCCATTCCCCTTGTGAGTAGGGTTGAACCGACCCCTAAGCGTTACCCCAGTATCAAGGTATCAGCCGCAGCAGTGGCCTCTTCATCCGGAGTGGCTGTGGCCAAGGTTAAGACGCCCTATGAGGAGAAGATAGCCGTTGCCACACCGCCACCATCCAACATCTATGACAGAACCACATCCTATCCCATTGTCGAGGAGCACACGGCGTACGCTTTGCCACAAACTGAGTCGTATCCAATTGCCCCCAGCCAAACGGAGTCATATCCAAGCATTACCGAGGCGTATTCGAGGCAGACGGAGTCCTATCCCAGCCAAACCGAGTCGTATCCCAGCAGGTCAGAGGAGCACCCACTGCAAGAGCCCGAACCTAACAAGCCGtcgtcatccttcgacctggcTATCGACAACTATCTCAAGGACTTTGGATATGGCAACCAAGGAAGGGGCTACGCGGACTACTAG
- the Cpr30B gene encoding cuticle protein 7 isoform X2: protein MMGKVSFLFCLGLALTLSSALELQPEPDYGPVAYEFHWSVNDPHTGDIKSQKEVRKDDKVEGVYELIDSDGYRRIVQYKADDHNGFEAIVHREPTDIKIPLPEPSKKLIAAKLVAAPLVHYAAPKALIKQELSPDGIDSAEPKKWSASAVCVEPSAN, encoded by the exons atgatGGGAAAA GTGAGCTTTCTGTTCTGTCTGGGCCTGGCACTGACTTTGAGCAGCGCCCTTGAACTGCAGCCGGAGCCGGACTACGGACCAGTGGCCTACGAGTTCCATTGGTCGGTCAACGATCCGCACACCGGTGACATCAAGAGCCAAAAAGAGGTGCGCAAGGACGACAAGGTCGAGGGCGTCTACGAGCTGATCGACTCCGATGGTTACCGTCGCATCGTCCAGTACAAGGCGGACGATCACAACGGCTTCGAGGCGATTGTCCACCGGGAGCCCACCGACATCAAGATCCCCCTGCCCGAGCCATCCAAAAAGCTGATCGCCGCCAAGCTAGTGGCGGCACCACTCGTGCACTACGCTGCCCCCAAGGCCCTCATCAAACAAGAGCTGTCGCCAG ATGGCATCGATTCGGCAGAACCAAAAAAATGGTCAGCGAGTGCGGTATGTGTGGAGCCAAGTGCCAACTGA
- the Cpr30B gene encoding cuticle protein 7 isoform X1 yields the protein MMGKVSFLFCLGLALTLSSALELQPEPDYGPVAYEFHWSVNDPHTGDIKSQKEVRKDDKVEGVYELIDSDGYRRIVQYKADDHNGFEAIVHREPTDIKIPLPEPSKKLIAAKLVAAPLVHYAAPKALIKQELSPDHFHRCLFNGKYLMIFRAFQLGDKVERLL from the exons atgatGGGAAAA GTGAGCTTTCTGTTCTGTCTGGGCCTGGCACTGACTTTGAGCAGCGCCCTTGAACTGCAGCCGGAGCCGGACTACGGACCAGTGGCCTACGAGTTCCATTGGTCGGTCAACGATCCGCACACCGGTGACATCAAGAGCCAAAAAGAGGTGCGCAAGGACGACAAGGTCGAGGGCGTCTACGAGCTGATCGACTCCGATGGTTACCGTCGCATCGTCCAGTACAAGGCGGACGATCACAACGGCTTCGAGGCGATTGTCCACCGGGAGCCCACCGACATCAAGATCCCCCTGCCCGAGCCATCCAAAAAGCTGATCGCCGCCAAGCTAGTGGCGGCACCACTCGTGCACTACGCTGCCCCCAAGGCCCTCATCAAACAAGAGCTGTCGCCAG ATCACTTTCATAGATGCCTCttcaatggaaaatatttgatgATATTCAGAGCATTCCAGTTAGGAGATAAAGTTGAAAGATTGCTTTGA
- the LOC4816968 gene encoding uncharacterized protein has translation MCHGLLWFGFGLALALGHDKQKLMQSLADETRPHDASNLTYLPPVVGVQLQSSKTLLTANGLAKDQWSISAKMVNHLPTRLLLITLLMALGSCHGTQASDEADAKWMAPLKQYGWSASHLKNRVEHGDFTTFELGTPNYQILNPEDEPEYITADQPHYQEMLRRLTSAQSGTDTIDVAVAGGPRIPQPTPNPPIYAQAQFKDHLNVPSQRKLQAGIRISHWEKLKKKRSFYDGEEDEDAVEAEPLDEQSLHPKIQVYAGARPFQNRVTNLS, from the coding sequence ATGTGTCACGGCTTGctttggtttgggtttggtttggctctggctttggggCATGATAAGCAGAAACTAATGCAATCGCTGGCAGACGAGACACGGCCCCATGATGCCTCTAATCTCACGTACCTGCCCCCAGTTGTAGGCGTCCAATTACAGTCGTCGAAGACTCTGCTAACGGCTAACGGTCTTGCCAAAGATCAATGGAGCATCAGTGCGAAAATGGTCAACCACCTGCCGACACGACTTCTTCTGATCACACTGCTGATGGCTCTCGGCTCCTGCCACGGCACGCAGGCTTCAGATGAGGCGGATGCCAAATGGATGGCTCCGCTCAAACAGTACGGATGGAGTGCCAGCCACCTGAAAAACAGAGTGGAGCACGGCGACTTTACCACCTTCGAGCTGGGCACACCCAACTACCAGATACTCAATCCGGAGGATGAGCCCGAGTACATCACGGCGGATCAGCCCCACTACCAGGAGATGCTGCGACGGCTGACCAGCGCCCAGAGCGGTACGGACACCAtcgatgtggctgtggctggcgGCCCTCGTATCCCCCAACCTACGCCCAATCCGCCAATCTACGCACAAGCGCAATTTAAGGACCATTTGAATGTTCCGTCGCAGCGTAAGCTCCAGGCCGGAATCAGAATCAGTCACTGGGAGAAGTTAAAGAAGAAGCGCAGCTTCTATGATGGAGAGGAAGACGAGGATGCTGTGGAGGCCGAGCCATTGGATGAACAGAGTTTGCATCCGAAAATACAGGTCTATGCCGGGGCCAGACCTTTCCAAAATCGTGTGACGAATCTAAGTTGA
- the Cpr30B gene encoding cuticle protein 7 isoform X3 produces MMGKVSFLFCLGLALTLSSALELQPEPDYGPVAYEFHWSVNDPHTGDIKSQKEVRKDDKVEGVYELIDSDGYRRIVQYKADDHNGFEAIVHREPTDIKIPLPEPSKKLIAAKLVAAPLVHYAAPKALIKQELSPGNYVSVSGPTAQYKY; encoded by the exons atgatGGGAAAA GTGAGCTTTCTGTTCTGTCTGGGCCTGGCACTGACTTTGAGCAGCGCCCTTGAACTGCAGCCGGAGCCGGACTACGGACCAGTGGCCTACGAGTTCCATTGGTCGGTCAACGATCCGCACACCGGTGACATCAAGAGCCAAAAAGAGGTGCGCAAGGACGACAAGGTCGAGGGCGTCTACGAGCTGATCGACTCCGATGGTTACCGTCGCATCGTCCAGTACAAGGCGGACGATCACAACGGCTTCGAGGCGATTGTCCACCGGGAGCCCACCGACATCAAGATCCCCCTGCCCGAGCCATCCAAAAAGCTGATCGCCGCCAAGCTAGTGGCGGCACCACTCGTGCACTACGCTGCCCCCAAGGCCCTCATCAAACAAGAGCTGTCGCCAGGTAACTATGTCTCTGTTTCCGGACCCACAGCTCAGTACAAGTACTGA
- the LOC4817066 gene encoding daple-like protein: MEKPSSSTMQGLYAELASAKARSLQLEEENVLLRHRLNRMSSDHQTNAAVDVQARIVAFQMEEERDQLVETVQQHKKKYNKLHDAYLEKVKRCKALEEMFKRQKTLTGLVMKSAVDQRHTEQRMMKEKRMSAQNERNEVEQLKAQVEKLQRALDESYDIIDEMDFELDSVDLLETQNQTLREEVTALKAMLGAVEGAVSASAPIEDDDPPPKYQPEDPTGRHECRNYRQHVVSSCCESCLGDDDADAETMERAALTNSLIKTVETESNSLRRELLRSRCQLKVRAKLEKERDEDTEE; this comes from the exons ATGGAAAAACCATCCTCGTCCACTATGCAGGGGCTCTATGCGGAGCTGGCTTCCG CAAAGGCACGAAGTCTCCAACTGGAGGAGGAGAATGTTCTACTGCGCCATCGCCTCAATCGAATGTCCTCAGACCACCAGACGAACGCAGCCGTGGACGTGCAGGCCAGGATCGTCGCATTTCagatggaggaggagcgcGATCAGCTGGTCGAGACAGTgcagcagcacaagaagaagtACAATAAACTGCACGATGCCTACCTGGAGAAGGTGAAGCGCTGCAAGGCACTCGAGGAAATGTTCAAGCGGCAGAAGACTCTCACGGGTCTGGTAATGAAGTCGGCCGTGGATCAGCGTCACACAGAACAGCGAATGATGAAAGAGAAGCGGATGTCGGCACAGAACGAGCGCAATGAGGTCGAGCAGCTGAAGGCTCAGGTGGAGAAGCTCCAAAGAGCTCTAGATGAGTCCTATGACATCATCGACGAAATGGACTTTGAGCTGGACAGC GTGGACTTGCTGGAGACGCAGAACCAAACCTTGCGCGAGGAGGTGACTGCCTTGAAGGCGATGCTAGGAGCAGTAGAAGGCGCAGTCTCTGCCTCCGCTCCCATCGAAGATGATGATCCTCCGCCCAAGTATCAGCCGGAGGATCCGACTGGCCGCCACGAGTGTCGCAACTATCGACAGCATGTGGTCTCCTCCTGCTGTGAGTCCTGTTTGGGGGATGATGATGCCGACGCCGAGACCATGGAACGAGCAGCTCTGACCAATAGC CTTATCAAAACTGTCGAGACGGAGAGCAACAGTCTCCGACGGGAGCTGCTCAGATCACGTTGCCAGCTGAAAGTCCGCGCCAagctggagaaggagagagatgAAGACACTGAAGAATAG